A portion of the Vulpes vulpes isolate BD-2025 chromosome 5, VulVul3, whole genome shotgun sequence genome contains these proteins:
- the LOC112912038 gene encoding olfactory receptor 4C46-like, with product MGNRNNATEFVLLGLTENPKMQKIVFVVFLIIYIISVVGNVLTVAAITASPLLGSPMYFFLAYLSFIDACYSSVNNPKLIVDSLREKKTTTFNACVTQIFGEHFFGGADVILLTVMAYDRYVAICKPLHYMTIMNRQVCGLLMAVVWVGGFLHAAIQILFIIPLPFCGPNVIDHFMCDLNPLLNLACTDTHTLGFFVAANSGFICALNFLLLMVSYVVILRSLWNHSLEARRKALSTCVSHITVVVLFFVPCIFVYMRPAATLSIDKAVAVFYTMITPMLNPLIYALRNDQMKNAIRKLCSRKVFSDEK from the coding sequence ATGGGGAATAGAAACAATGCGACAGAGTTTGTTCTACTGGGGCTCACAGAGAATCCAAAGATGCAGAAAATTGTATTTGTTGTGTTTCTGATCATCTACATCATCTCTGTGGTAGGAAATGTGCTCACCGTGGCAGCTATCACCGCCAGCCCATTATTGGGGTCCCCCATGTACTTTTTCCTGGCCTATCTGTCCTTCATTGATGCCTGCTATTCTTCTGTCAATAACCCTAAACTGATTGTAGATTCCCTCCGTGAAAAGAAGACCACCACATTCAATGCATGTGTAACCCAAATCTTTGGGGAACATTTTTTTGGAGGTGCTGATGTCATCCTGCTTACTGTGATGGCCTATGACAGatatgtggccatctgcaagccactACATTACATGACCATCATGAATCGACAGGTGTGTGGCCTGCTCATGGCAGTGGTGTGGGTGGGAGGATTTCTTCATGCAGCCATACAGATCCTCTTTATCATCCCTCTACCCTTCTGTGGTCCTAACGTCATAGATCACTTTATGTGTGATCTGAATCCTTTGCTCAATCTCGCCTGCACTGATACCCACACTCTTGGGTTCTTTGTTGCTGCCAACAGTGGTTTCATCTGTGCCTTAAACTTCCTCCTCCTCATGGTCTCCTATGTGGTCATTCTGCGCTCCCTATGGAACCACAGCTTGGAGGCGAGGCGCAAAGCCCTCTCCACCTGTGTCTCCCACATCACAGTGGTCGTCTTATTCTTTGTGCCCTGCATATTTGTGTACATGAGACCCGCAGCTACTTTATCTATTGATAAAGCAGTTGCAGTTTTCTACACTATGATAACACCCATGCTAAATCCCTTAATCTATGCCTTGAGAAATGATCagatgaaaaatgccattaggaAATTGTGCAGTAGAAAAgttttttcagatgagaaataa